The following are encoded together in the Apus apus isolate bApuApu2 chromosome 7, bApuApu2.pri.cur, whole genome shotgun sequence genome:
- the LRRC8D gene encoding volume-regulated anion channel subunit LRRC8D, with the protein MFTLAEVASLNDIQPTYRILKPWWDVFMDYLAVVMLMVAIFAGTMQLTKDQVVCLPVLQSTVNSKAQPGTSGNTDFTTVEATTGQGEETSMRTVSFGSAPTVTPGIPLSRATSPQYQPTESGQELKKEQKDSSGRKTNLDFQQYVFINQMCYHLALPWYSKYFPYLVLIHTIILIVSSNFWFKYPKTCSKIEHFVSILGKCFESPWTTKALSETACEDSEENKQRLTGAQSLPKYVSTSSDEGSPSASTPMITKSGFKFSADKPMIEVPSVTILDKKDGEQAKALFEKVRKFRAHVEDSDLIYKLYVGQTVIKTVKFIFILCYTANFVNTISFEHICNPKVEHLIGYTQFECTHNMAYMLKKLLISYISLICVYGFICLYTLFWLFRIPLKEYSFEKVREESSFSDIPDVKNDFAFLLHMVDQYDQLYSKRFGVFLSEVSENKLREISLNHEWTFEKLRQHVSRNAQEKQELHLFMLSGVPDAVFDLTDLDVLKLELIPEAKIPPKISQMTNLQELHLCHCPVKVEQTAFSFLRDHLRCLHVKFTDVAEIPAWVYLLKNLRELYLIGNLNSENNKMIGLESLRELRHLKILHVKSNLTKIPPNITDVAPHLTKLVIHNDGTKLVVLNSLKKMTNVAELELQNCELERIPHAIFSLSNLQELDLKSNSIRTIEEIISFQHLKRLTCLKLWHNKIVEIPSSISHVRNLESLYLSNNKLESLPPALFSLQKLRCLDVSYNSIALIPDDIGCLQNLQHFYITGNKVKSLPKELFKCVKLRTLSLGQNSITSIPDKIGKLLQLTYLELKGNCLDRLPATLGQCLLLRKSGLVVEDHLFDTLPLEVKEVLNQDTNIPFANGI; encoded by the coding sequence ATGTTTACCCTTGCAGAAGTTGCATCGCTCAATGACATCCAGCCAACTTACCGTATCTTGAAACCATGGTGGGATGTATTTATGGATTATCTAGCTGTTGTTATGTTAATGGTTGCCATTTTTGCTGGAACCATGCAGCTGACCAAAGACCAGGTGGTCTGCTTGCCAGTTTTGCAGTCTACTGTAAATTCAAAAGCACAACCTGGCACATCAGGGAACACTGACTTTACCACTGTCGAAGCAACCACTGGTCAAGGAGAAGAAACATCAATGAGAACAGTTTCCTTCGGAAGTGCCCCTACTGTAACACCTGGCATACCTCTGAGCAGAGCTACCTCTCCTCAGTATCAACCCACTGAATCAGGCCAGGAGCtgaaaaaggagcagaaagatTCTTCAGGCCGTAAAACAAATTTGGATTTTCAGCAATACGTATTTATTAACCAGATGTGCTATCACTTGGCTCTTCCTTGGTATTCAAAGTATTTTCCCTATCTTGTTCTCATTCATACCATAATTTTAATAGTCAGTAGCAATTTTTGGTTCAAGTATCCCAAGACTTGCTCAAAAATAGAGCATTTTGTTTCTATATTAGGGAAGTGCTTTGAGTCCCCTTGGACTACAAAAGCGTTGTCTGAAACAGCATGTGAGGACTCTGAGGAGAACAAACAGAGGTTAACTGGTGCCCAGTCCCTGCCCAAGTATGTTTCCACTAGCAGTGATGAAGGAAGTCCAAGTGCCAGCACTCCCATGATAACAAAGTCTGGCTTCAAATTTTCAGCTGACAAGCCAATGATCGAGGTTCCCAGTGTCACAATTTTagataagaaagatggggaacAAGCCAAAGCACTGTTTGAGAAAGTCCGTAAGTTCCGGGCTCATGTGGAGGACAGTGATCTGATTTACAAGCTTTATGTCGGCCAGACTGTCATCAAGACTGTCAAGTTCATATTTATTCTCTGCTATACTGCAAACTTTGTCAACACCATTAGTTTTGAACACATCTGCAACCCAAAAGTGGAACACCTGATTGGCTATACACAGTTTGAATGTACACACAACATGGCTTACATGTTAAAGAAGCTGCTTATCAGCTATATTTCCCTCATTTGTGTCTACGGTTTTATCTGCCTCTACACACTTTTCTGGCTGTTCCGGATACCTTTAAAAGAATATTCCTTTGAAAAGGTCAGAGAAGAGAGTAGCTTCAGTGATATCCCTGATGTCAAAAAtgattttgcatttctcttgcATATGGTAGATCAGTATGACCAGCTGTATTCCAAGAGATTTGGTGTCTTTTTGTCAGAGGTAAGTGAGAACAAACTGCGGGAAATTAGTTTAAACCATGAATGGACTTTTGAAAAGCTGCGGCAACATGTTTCCCGCAATGCCCAGGAGAAGCAAGAGTTGCATCTCTTCATGCTGTCAGGAGTCCCCGATGCAGTGTTTGATTTGACAGATCTGGATGTGTTGAAACTGGAGTTGATTCCTGAAGCAAAAATCCCACCGAAAATTTCCCAGATGACAAATCTTCAGGAGCTTCATCTGTGCCACTGTCCTGTGAAGGTCGAGCAGACTGCCTTCAGCTTCCTCCGGGACCACTTGAGATGCCTTCATGTGAAATTCACAGATGTTGCAGAAATCCCTGCGTGGGTGTATCTGCTCAAAAACCTCCGTGAATTGTACTTGATAGGCAACTTGAACtctgaaaacaataaaatgaTAGGGCTCGAATCTCTCAGAGAGTTGAGACACCTTAAAATTCTCCATGTGAAGAGCAATTTGACCAAAATTCCCCCCAATATTACAGATGTGGCACCACATCTGACAAAACTAGTCATTCATAATGATGGCACTAAGCTCGTGGTACTAAATAGCCTTAAGAAAATGACTAATGTTGCAGAGTTGGAACTGCAGAACTGTGAACTGGAGAGAATTCCTCATGCCATCTTCAGCCTCTCTAACTTACAGGAACTGGATTTAAAGTCAAATAGCATACGCACAATTGAAGAAATCATCAGTTTCCAGCACTTAAAAAGATTGACTTGTTTAAAGCTGTGGCACAATAAAATAGTTGAAATTCCTTCCTCCATTAGCCACGTGAGGAATTTGGAGTCTCTTTATCTCTCCAATAACAAACTCGAATCCTTGCCACCCGCACTGTTCAGTTTACAGAAACTTAGGTGTTTAGATGTGAGCTACAACTCAATCGCATTGATTCCAGACGATATAGGTTGTCTTCAAAATCTGCAGCATTTTTACATCACAGGAAACAAAGTCAAAAGTTTGCCAAAAGAGTTGTTTAAATGTGTTAAATTGAGGACTTTGAGTCTGGGACAAAATTCTATTACCTCAATCCCAGATAAAATAGGTAAACTGTTGCAGCTGACTTATCTGGAACTGAAGGGAAACTGCTTGGACCGTCTGCCAGCCACGCTGGGGCAGTGTCTGCTTCTCAGGAAAAGCGGGCTCGTGGTGGAAGATCACCTCTTTGACACTTTACCCTTGGAAGTTAAAGAGGTGCTGAATCAAGACACAAACATTCCCTTTGCTAACGGGATTTAG